The nucleotide sequence GATCGCCTCGCACATGCTGACAACGACTCGCTTGTGGAGCAGGTGCAAGAGGTGTTCTGCGATTTTAACGCCGTCAATAATGACGCCTTCGTTCTggagacgccgccgccgcagtcgcttGTGTCTTCATTCATGTCTGCCTCGCAGGTGCGCCGACTGGCGGAGGGGCTGGCCTCGCTcatggtggcgcagcgccggcgaccCTACATTCGCTACCAGAAGAATAGCCCGTTTGTGCAGCGCCTCACCGCAGAGCTGGTGGAGGTCCTGAAAAGTGACACCAGCCTGTACGACTACCCAACACGGGAcacggtgttgctgctgttggacCGCAGCGACGACCCGCTCACCCCGCTTCTCACCCCATGGACCTACCAGGCAATGCTTCACGAACACATCGGGCTGCGCTCCAACACGCTCAAGCTGCCGGCAGACGTGCAAGgagccgaggaggagggctacGTCTTCTCCGAACATGATGACTCGTTCTTCGCCAACAACATGTTTAGCAACTGGGGCGACCTGTGCAACAGCGTGAAGAAGTACGTCGACCAGTGCAAGGCAGCGCTGAATCTTGACcgccccaccgccaccctcgAAGAGCTCAAGGATTTCATGCAGAAAATTCCGCAGACGAAGAGTCTCACCGGGTCCGTCACGAAGCACACGACCGTGACCACGTATCTCTCCAGTGTCATCAAAAAGCGCAACCTGCTGGAGGTCTCTCTATTAGAGCAGGACATGATCGCCTCTTCGGACCAGCGTAACCACTGGGCACGCCTGCAGTCCATCGCGTCGAGCGCCAGTACAAGCCAAGATGACCTCacgcgcctctgcctcatcTACCATCTTCGTTATGAGCAGCCCAGCGGCGCATCGCAGGTGACACCGTACCTCGACCGCGTCAACTCCAACTACGCCCTGCTCCTTAGCAAGCTGCGGCAGTACTACGGTCATCACCGAGCCACCGATCGCCTGTTTGCCGCGACCGGTGTCATGGCAAAAATTGTGAAGACGTTTGTGGATGTCGGAAACATTTACACTCAGCATGAGCCTGTCCTGAAGCGCACCCTGCAACAGCTGTACAGCGGTCAGCTCGACACTGCTTCGTACCCGTACCTGGAACAgtcgacctcctcctccggcggcggcatgcTGAACGCGG is from Leishmania panamensis strain MHOM/PA/94/PSC-1 chromosome 35 sequence and encodes:
- a CDS encoding vacuolar protein sorting-associated protein 45-like protein (TriTrypDB/GeneDB-style sysID: LpmP.35.2320) yields the protein MNCILARDTDMKVLLVDDYALPMIATACSQTELLKHKVYLIESLNSAARQRNLMKMLRCYILLRPRLASVDAACVELRMAKYRSYHIFFCGTATAEMLDRLAHADNDSLVEQVQEVFCDFNAVNNDAFVLETPPPQSLVSSFMSASQVRRLAEGLASLMVAQRRRPYIRYQKNSPFVQRLTAELVEVLKSDTSLYDYPTRDTVLLLLDRSDDPLTPLLTPWTYQAMLHEHIGLRSNTLKLPADVQGAEEEGYVFSEHDDSFFANNMFSNWGDLCNSVKKYVDQCKAALNLDRPTATLEELKDFMQKIPQTKSLTGSVTKHTTVTTYLSSVIKKRNLLEVSLLEQDMIASSDQRNHWARLQSIASSASTSQDDLTRLCLIYHLRYEQPSGASQVTPYLDRVNSNYALLLSKLRQYYGHHRATDRLFAATGVMAKIVKTFVDVGNIYTQHEPVLKRTLQQLYSGQLDTASYPYLEQSTSSSGGGMLNAEYKATEAIVYMCGGYTFEEAALVRSINARTAYKPTDTASFAAGGSSIKASIGGEATLNTHSFLNLLEQLSPS